One window of the Primulina eburnea isolate SZY01 chromosome 18, ASM2296580v1, whole genome shotgun sequence genome contains the following:
- the LOC140819701 gene encoding uncharacterized protein At4g08330, chloroplastic, which produces MASIYCCRECGTNLSLHSANLYPPDFYFEAGNKNSISFSSVDSHKFRFEKEDKIRPFFETLNYWGIQRKRTKILCNSCGKLVGYIYDDGPPLTDGIGQFGMGPSQVIPRNPRYRFKNKALAIHSQT; this is translated from the coding sequence ATGGCGTCCATCTACTGCTGCAGAGAGTGCGGGACGAATCTCAGCCTCCACTCCGCCAACCTCTACCCACCCGATTTCTACTTCGAAGCCGGCAACAAGAACTCCATCTCCTTCTCCAGTGTCGACTCCCACAAGTTCAGGTTCGAGAAGGAAGACAAAATTCGCCCCTTCTTCGAAACCTTAAATTACTGGGGCATACAGAGGAAACGCACCAAGATTCTGTGCAACAGCTGCGGGAAGCTGGTGGGATACATCTACGATGACGGGCCGCCGTTAACCGATGGAATAGGGCAGTTCGGTATGGGCCCTAGTCAGGTTATTCCGAGAAACCCTAGGTacagattcaagaacaaggctttggcgATTCATTCTCAAACTTGA
- the LOC140819073 gene encoding uncharacterized protein — translation MVTTRKTTGNHSGPQNPEGGQENPSPSHLQEELAQLIAAAVQKALAERGLPEPSQSKENEAMGESPLEKERDREENSQAFSKAPTLAMAQELEDLKKKVKELEAKAGSSQVSTPAASQGCPFSLEIVSEPLPAHFKATKIREYDGNSDPDEHLTRFENMAMLHCYSDKIKCKVFLTTLVDSAQRWFEKLKPRSIQSFAGFRDTFLHHFSSSKRYKKTAFSLFEVKQSGDESLRAYIRRFNKASLEVPACAPETKTAAFTQGLKEGDFFRSLVKKQPGNFEDLLSRAEKYINMEEAQRQKRESTRRERNDRVGKVEDNARGNNLGRFSRYTPMKPHRGEGVHLCSGDQGPKLYRSPPSLPHTPKMCSYHGECAHSTSECRRLKRAPSQSGPGEQAQLTKKPRGLPWVNKDAGYKPGDKGQVRQEKKDNTGQTPRGRENRDGGGSPTLGVIKMISGGSTDGDSNRARKAHSRQESFGVEDVGRDEGPVISFGPRDLQGVSLPHNDALVIQAKVANYDVRRVFIDSGSSVNIIFQEVLDQMNLEGYQLQPVETALFGFAGHTVYPRGEITLPLTIGAEELRKTVMTVFTVVSAPTSYNIILGRPAMNALWAVASAYHQKLKFPVGNRVGEVRGDQPSSRKCYAETVKIENKRARRGGESRRPGKEEVHSIQHVRMVEGDEQEEVSILPGQPMKTTKIARDLEPATRAQLLQCLEKNADIFAWSSSELVGISPHVAEHKLNIIPGSRAVKQRKRHFGPEKDKVIADHVGELLRAGQIREVQFPTWLSNVVLVPKSAGKWRMCVDFRDLNKACPKDCYPLPRIDQLVDSTSGYELLCFKDAYQGYHQIPLAREDQEKVSFITSGGTFCYVVMPFGLKNAGATYQRLMDMIFTKHAGRNIEVYVDDILVKSRAHTELIPDLEETFSTLREYGVRLNPAKCTFGVKSGKFLGFMVTERGIEVNPEKVRSITEMASPKSVKDVQRLTGRIAALSRFISRSAHRSYPFFQALRKAKEFGWDEKCEKAFEELKNHLAGLPVLEKPGPGEKFWVYLSATEYAVSSVLIREEGTDQRPVYYVSPALKGPEVRYTEVEKVALALIITARKLRPYFLSHPITLLTNTPLGRIMTQPEISGRLVKWTVELGEYDIEYQPRKAIKAQALSDFITEMIVPDIEGIWRIFVDGASDKDGSGVEYY, via the coding sequence atggttaCCACTCGTAAAACTACGGGGAACCACTCTGGTCCTCAAAATCCGGAAGGAGGTCAAGAAAATCCATCGCCCAGTCACCTCCAAGAGGAGTTGGCTCAGTTGATAGCTGCTGCGGTCCAAAAAGCCCTCGCAGAAAGGGGCCTACCTGAACCCAGCCAGTCAAAGGAAAATGAGGCAATGGGAGAGTCTCCTCTCGAAAAAGAGAGAGACAGAGAAGAGAATTCCCAGGCGTTTTCCAAAGCTCCTACCCTTGCTATGGCCCAGGAGCTAGAAGATTTGAAGAAGAAAGTGAAAGAGTTGGAAGCTAAAGCAGGGTCATCTCAGGTTTCAACCCCGGCTGCTTCCCAGGGATGCCCTTTTTCCCTGGAAATTGTGAGTGAGCCCCTCCCCGCTCATTTCAAAGCTACCAAAATACGGGAGTATGATGGAAACTCAGACCCTGACGAGCATCTCACCCGGTTTGAGAATATGGCCATGTTACATTGCTACTCTGACAAAATCAAGTGCAAGGTGTTCCTCACCACCCTAGTGGACTCTGCCCAGAGGTGGTTCGAAAAGTTGAAACCCCGGAGCATACAATCTTTTGCAGGCTTCAGAGACACTTTCTTGCACCACTTTAGCAGCAGCAAGAGGTATAAGAAGACTGCTTTTAGCTTGTTCGAGGTAAAGCAATCAGGTGATGAATCTCTTCGGGCGTACATTCGCCGGTTTAATAAAGCATCCCTGGAGGTGCCGGCTTGTGCTCCTGAAACCAAAACTGCAGCGTTCACTCAAGGACTCAAGGAGGGAGATTTTTTCAGGTCCTTGGTGAAGAAACAGCCCGGGAATTTTGAGGATCTGCTGTCCCGAGCAGAAAAGTACATAAACATGGAGGAAGCGCAACGGCAGAAGAGGGAGTCCACCCGCCGAGAAAGAAATGATCGAGTCGGGAAAGTTGAGGACAACGCCCGAGGAAATAATCTCGGGCGTTTCTCTAGATACACCCCCATGAAACCGCACCGGGGTGAAGGAGTCCATCTTTGCAGCGGTGATCAGGGACCCAAATTATATCGATCACCTCCAAGCCTGCCACACACTCCCAAGATGTGCTCCTATCATGGAGAATGTGCTCATAGCACAAGTGAGTGCCGAAGACTGAAACGGGCCCCTTCCCAGTCGGGCCCCGGGGAGCAGGCACAGTTAACAAAAAAGCCCCGGGGGCTCCCGTGGGTAAATAAAGATGCAGGGTACAAGCCGGGGGACAAAGGCCAGGTCAGACAAGAAAAGAAAGATAACACCGGTCAAACGCCTCGTGGTCGGGAAAACAGAGACGGAGGAGGGTCGCCCACCCTTGGGGTGATTAAAATGATCTCGGGGGGATCAACGGATGGAGATTCCAACCGGGCCAGGAAAGCACATTCCCGACAAGAGAGTTTTGGAGTGGAGGATGTAGGGAGGGATGAGGGGCCGGTGATCAGCTTTGGTCCCCGGGATCTTcagggagtcagcctcccaCACAATGATGCCTTGGTCATCCAAGCGAAGGTGGCAAATTATGACGTCCGCCGGGTTTTCATCGATTCGGGAAGCTCGGTGAACATTATTTTCCAGGAGGTCCTAGACCAGATGAATTTGGAGGGCTACCAGTTGCAGCCAGTGGAAACGGCATTATTCGGATTTGCTGGCCACACAGTTTACCCCCGGGGGGAAATCACCCTGCCTCTCACAATAGGAGCTGAGGAGCTCAGGAAGACGGTGATGACGGTTTTCACGGTGGTAAGTGCTCCTACATCTTACAATATCATTTTAGGCAGGCCGGCTATGAACGCTCTCTGGGCTGTAGCCTCGGCTTACCATCAGAAGTTAAAGTTCCCGGTGGGGAACAGAGTTGGAGAAGTAAGGGGAGACCAGCCCTCCTCCCGCAAGTGCTATGCAGAGACGGTCAAGATTGAAAATAAAAGAGCCCGACGAGGCGGAGAAAGTAGGAGGCCAGGGAAGGAGGAGGTGCACTCTATCCAGCACGTGCGCATGGTGGAAGGGGATGAGCAGGAAGAAGTAAGCATCCTGCCTGGGCAACCCATGAAGACAACCAAAATAGCCCGGGACCTTGAACCAGCCACCCGTGCCCAATTGTTACAGTGCCTTGAAAAGAATGCGGACATCTTTGCATGGTCTTCATCAGAGTTGGTAGGGATCTCCCCCCACGTAGCAGAGCACAAGTTAAATATCATCCCGGGTTCTCGGGCAGTAAAGCAGAGGAAGAGACACTTTGGTCCCGAAAAGGATAAAGTAATTGCCGATCATGTGGGGGAATTATTGAGAGCCGGGCAGATTAGAGAAGTCCAATTTCCCACCTGGCTATCCAATGTAGTCTTGGTACCCAAATCAGCCGGCAAATGGAGGATGTGTGTTGACTTTAGGGATCTAAACAAAGCCTGCCCAAAAGACTGCTACCCCCTACCCCGGATTGATCAGCTGGTGGACTCGACATCGGGGTATGAATTGCTGTGTTTCAAGGATGCCTACCAGGGGTATCATCAGATCCCCTTGGCCCGGGAAGATCAGGAGAAGGTCAGCTTCATTACCTCGGGAGGAACCTTTTGCTATGTGGTCATGCCctttggattaaaaaatgccGGGGCCACATATCAAAGATTGATGGACATGATATTCACCAAGCATGCCGGGCGGAATATCGAGGTTTACGTGGACGATATCTTGGTGAAATCTCGGGCACACACTGAGCTCATCCCAGACCTCGAAGAGACCTTCTCTACTCTCCGGGAGTATGGGGTGAGGTTAAACCCGGCCAAATGCACGTTTGGGGTTAAGAGTGGCAAGTTCCTCGGGTTCATGGTCACCGAGAGAGGAATTGAGGTCAATCCGGAGAAAGTCAGGTCTATTACTGAAATGGCATCCCCAAAGTCAGTCAAGGATGTGCAGAGGCTCACGGGGAGAATCGCCGCCTTATCACGCTTCATTTCTCGATCTGCACACCGGAGCTACCCTTTCTTCCAAGCTCTAAGGAAAGCCAAAGAGTTTGGCTGGGATGAAAAATGTGAGAAGGCTTTCGAAGAATTGAAGAATCATCTAGCCGGGCTCCCTGTCCTTGAGAAGCCTGGACCTGGGGAGAAATTTTGGGTGTACCTTTCGGCCACTGAGTATGCTGTCAGCTCTGTACTAATCCGAGAAGAAGGTACTGATCAAAGGCCGGTCTATTATGTGAGCCCCGCCCTCAAAGGGCCCGAGGTTAGATATACCGAAGTAGAGAAGGTGGCCTTGGCCCTGATAATTACAGCACGAAAACTTCGCCCGTACTTCTTGTCCCATCCTATCACGTTGCTGACCAATACTCCTCTCGGGAGAATCATGACTCAGCCAGAGATCTCGGGAAGGCTGGTAAAGTGGACTGTAGAATTGGGAGAGTATGACATCGAGTACCAGCCCCGGAAGGCGATTAAAGCCCAGGCCTTGTCAGATTTTATCACTGAGATGATTGTCCCCGATATCGAGGGAATTTGGAGAATATTTGTAGACGGGGCTTCCGACAAAGATGGCAGCGGGGTGGAGTACTATTGA